In one window of Drosophila innubila isolate TH190305 chromosome 2L unlocalized genomic scaffold, UK_Dinn_1.0 4_B_2L, whole genome shotgun sequence DNA:
- the LOC117782207 gene encoding V-type proton ATPase catalytic subunit A, with protein sequence MSNLKRFDDEERESKYGRVFAVSGPVVTAECMSGSAMYELVRVGYYELVGEIIRLEGDMATIQVYEETSGVTVGDPVLRTGKPLSVELGPGIMGSIFDGIQRPLKDINELTESIYIPKGVNVPCLSRTASWEFNPLHVKVGSHITGGDLFGLVHENTLVKHKMIVNPRAKGTVRYIAPSGNYKVDDVVLETEFDGEITKHTMLQVWPVRQPRPVTEKLPANHPLLTGQRVLDSLFPCVQGGTTAIPGAFGCGKTVISQALSKYSNSDVIIYVGCGERGNEMSEVLRDFPELSVEIDGVTESIMKRTALVANTSNMPVAAREASIYTGITLSEYFRDMGYNVSMMADSTSRWAEALREISGRLAEMPADSGYPAYLGARLASFYERAGRIKCLGNPEREGSVSIVGAVSPPGGDFSDPVTSATLGIVQVFWGLDKKLAQRKHFPSINWLISYSKYMRALDDFYDKNFQEFVPLRTKVKEILQEEEDLSEIVQLVGKASLAETDKITLEVAKLLKDDFLQQNSYSSYDRFCPFYKTVGMLKNIIDFYDMARHSVESTAQSENKITWNVIREAMGNIMYQLSSMKFKDPVKDGEAKIKADFEQLHEDLQQAFRNLED encoded by the exons atgtccAACTTGAAGCGTTTCGATGACGAGGAGCGTGAGTCGAAATATGGCCGCGTCTTCGCTGTCTCTGGACCTG TCGTGACCGCGGAGTGCATGTCCGGCTCTGCTATGTACGAGCTGGTGCGTGTGGGATACTATGAGCTGGTCGGTGAGATCATTCGTCTGGAGGGTGACATGGCCACCATTCAGGTGTACGAGGAAACCTCTGGTGTCACAGTCGGTGATCCCGTGCTGCGCACTGGAAAGCCTCTCTCCGTTGAACTGGGTCCCGGTATTATGGGCAGCATTTTTGACGGTATCCAGCGTCCATTGAAGGACATTAACGAGCTCACCGAATCCATCTATATACCCAAGGGTGTCAACGTCCCTTGCTTGTCCCGCACGGCCAGCTGGGAGTTCAATCCCCTGCACGTTAAGGTCGGCTCTCACATTACTGGAGGTGATCTGTTCGGTCTGGTGCATGAGAACACTTTGGTCAAGCACAAGATGATTGTTAATCCTCGTGCTAAGGGTACAGTTCGTTATATTGCCCCATCGGGCAACTACAAAGTCGATGATGTTGTGCTGGAGACCGAGTTCGATGGTGAGATCACCAAGCACACTATGTTGCAAGTATGGCCCGTGCGTCAGCCCCGTCCCGTCACCGAGAAGCTGCCCGCCAATCATCCCCTGTTGACCGGACAGCGTGTGCTCGATTCGTTGTTCCCCTGTGTCCAAGGCGGCACCACCGCCATTCCCGGTGCCTTCGGTTGCGGCAAGACTGTCATCTCCCAG GCCCTGTCCAAGTATTCCAACTCCGATGTCATCATCTACGTCGGTTGCGGCGAGCGTGGTAATGAGATGTCTGAAGTATTGCGTGATTTCCCCGAGCTGTCTGTTGAAATCGATGGTGTTACCGAGTCCATCATGAAGCGTACTGCCCTCGTGGCCAATACCTCCAACATGCCTGTCGCTGCTCGTGAGGCTTCTATTTACACTGGTATCACACTGTCCGAGTACTTCCGTGATATGGGTTACAACGTCTCCATGATGGCTGATTCCACCTCCCGTTGGGCTGAAGCCTTGCGTGAAATCTCTGGTCGTCTCGCCGAGATGCCTGCCGATTCTGGCTATCCAGCCTATCTTGGTGCTCGTCTCGCCTCCTTCTACGAGCGTGCCGGCCGTATCAAGTGCTTGGGTAATCCCGAGCGTGAGGGTTCCGTCTCCATTGTCGGTGCTGTGTCGCCACCTGGTGGTGATTTCTCCGATCCCGTTACCTCCGCCACTCTGGGTATCGTCCAGGTGTTCTGGGGTCTCGACAAGAAACTGGCCCAGCGCAAGCATTTCCCCTCCATCAACTGGCTCATCTCTTACTCGAAGTACATGCGTGCTCTGGATGATTTCTATGACAAGAACTTCCAGGAGTTTGTGCCACTGCGTACCAAGGTCAAGGAGATTCTGCAGGAGGAGGAAGATCTCTCCGAAATTGTGCAGTTGGTCGGCAAGGCCTCTCTGGCTGAGACCGACAAGATCACGCTTGAGGTTGCCAAGCTGCTGAAGGATGATTTCTTGCAACAGAACTCCTATTCGTCTTACGATCGTTTCTGCCCCTTCTACAAAACCGTCGGCATGCTGAAGAACATCATTGACTTCTACGATATGGCCCGTCACTCCGTTGAATCGACCGCGCAGTCCGAGAATAAGATCACCTGGAATGTCATTCGTGAGGCAATGGGCAACATCATGTACCAATTGTCCTCCATGAAATTCAAG gaTCCCGTCAAGGATGGTGAGGCCAAGATTAAGGCTGACTTTGAGCAGCTGCATGAGGATTTGCAACAGGCCTTCAGAAATCTGGAGGATTAG
- the LOC117779805 gene encoding cylicin-2: MAAKRSSWIPWQLLCLATLAATLAAAMAMATLPYAQDNAMVIGEPLGSSDVGDFHAHLDDLQTAESKKHEDEHEEEGEEESGEKKHSEHYKEHGEKSKKGHKHGEQHEKGEKGHHDKEGKKGEHGEEEGHEKKHKHSESHHKKKKKGEKGEKGSEFEDHGSYKKGHSIKGKHNVHKLNEDKKEKKYYDEDHDEGGEEKHGAFEEGKKHKKGSSYKKGEHKKGGHEEHYGKKGHSKKGHKKKGHKGHKKKHEEAKKWGHKKEHGKKGGEEHKKKWHKSQKKSSEHDHGHH, from the coding sequence ATGGCGGCCAAGCGGTCGAGTTGGATACCCTGGCAACTGTTGTGCCTGGCAACGCTGGCGGCAACATTGGCagcggcaatggcaatggcaacccTGCCATATGCCCAGGACAACGCCATGGTAATAGGCGAGCCGCTGGGCAGCTCCGATGTGGGAGATTTTCACGCCCATTTGGATGACCTGCAGACGGCCGAGTCGAAAAAGCACGAGGATGAGCATGAGGAAGAAGGTGAAGAGGAGTCTGGTGAGAAAAAGCATAGCGAGCATTACAAGGAGCATGGCGAGAAGAGCAAAAAGGGTCACAAGCATGGCGAACAGCATGAGAAGGGCGAGAAAGGACATCACGACAAGGAgggcaaaaagggtgagcatGGCGAGGAGGAGGGACACGAAAAGAAGCACAAGCACTCCGAGAGCCAccacaagaagaagaaaaagggTGAGAAGGGTGAAAAGGGTAGCGAATTCGAGGATCATGGCTCCTATAAAAAGGGTCACTCCATCAAGGGTAAACACAATGTTCACAAACTGAACGAGGATAAAAAGGAGAAAAAGTACTACGACGAGGATCACGACGAGGGCGGAGAGGAGAAGCACGGAGCCTTTGAGGAAGGCAAGAAGCACAAAAAGGGCAGCAGCTACAAAAAGGGCGAGCACAAAAAGGGCGGACACGAGGAACACTATGGCAAAAAGGGCCACAGCAAAAAGGGACACAAGAAAAAGGGTCACAAGGGTCACAAGAAGAAGCACGAGGAGGCCAAGAAATGGGGACACAAAAAGGAGCATGGCAAAAAGGGCGGCGAGGAGCACAAGAAAAAGTGGCACAAATCCCAGAAGAAGAGCAGCGAACACGATCATGGACATCACTAA